AGTTCGATGTGACCGTGCAGCATCAGTCGCAGCTCGCGCGCCTGGCTGCCGACATCGGAGTGGAGACCTTCGTCGTCGACGACGGCTGGTTCCTCGGTCGCACCGGCGACTCGACCGGACTGGGGGACTGGACACCCGACCCTGCCAAGTTCCCGCACGGGCTCGCCGAACTCGCAGACCTGGTCGGGGAGCTCGGCATGGACTTCGGGCTCTGGGTCGAGCCGGAGGCCGTCAGCCCCACCAGCAGGCTGTTCGCCGAGCATCCCGACTGGATCCACCGCGCCGAGGGGCGTCCGCTGCTCACCGTCCGCAACCAGTACGTGCTGGACTTCGGCCGCCCCGAGGTCGTCGAGTGGGCCGAGGGGATGCTGCGCGACGTGCTGGGTTCCGCCCGCATCCGCTACCTGAAGTGGGACATGAACCGCACCGTCTCGGACGGCGGGCGTGCCGTCGATCCGCACGGCCGCGAGTGGGCGGTGCAGCACGCACGCGGCTACCACCGGGTGATGGATTTGCTGCGGCGGGAGTTCCCCGAGGTCGTGGTCGAGGCGTGCTCGTCCGGCGGCGGACGCATCGACAACGCGGTTCTGGCCGTGTCGGACGTGGTCTGGCCGAGCGACGAGGTCGGAGCGCGCGACCGACTCGTGATCCAGGACGGCTACCTGCGTGCGTACCCGGCGTGGGCGATGAGCTCCTGGGTGAGCGAGGACAGCGGCCATCGGGACCGCCGGCCGGTGACTCTCGGGTATCGCTTCGCCGTATCGATGTGCGGGATCCTCGGGATCGGAGCCGATCTGCTCGCCTGGTCGGCGGAGGAGCGCTCCGAGGCGGCGCGCATGACCGCGTTCTACAAGGACGTGCGCCGGATCGTGCAGGACGGCAGCGTCCGCACCACGGGAGCACCCGACCGCGATCTGTACACGGTGACGTTCCGGGGCCCGGACGATGACCCGCGGGTGCTCGTGTTCGTCTTCGACAGCGACCGGGATCGCGCCAGGGACCGCGAGGTCCCGCGCGTGCACCCCGAAGGGCTCGCGCCGGGCGTGACCTACCGGGTCGA
Above is a genomic segment from Microbacterium sp. W4I4 containing:
- a CDS encoding alpha-galactosidase; the protein is MLTHVTETDALPVEYASDGQRHTAFTELRVERGDAGTGAIWTFDPSAQVTTDAAGDELVLTAVDETASVRLALSYRTDHAHDVIARKMLIINDGPDAITLPRAFSAGWNLPIGQRARVEYLAGSWSREFQRRRIDLDWGTFSIGSSDGITGLRFSPVVAVTGLDDHEHAVRSAPAAGYGIALAWSGSWRMQIESSSVGEHLRVSTGVDDHTTTVTLLPGERFESPESLGVFSAEGAAELPQRWHEYQRTLRREVDRPVVYNSWMATEFDVTVQHQSQLARLAADIGVETFVVDDGWFLGRTGDSTGLGDWTPDPAKFPHGLAELADLVGELGMDFGLWVEPEAVSPTSRLFAEHPDWIHRAEGRPLLTVRNQYVLDFGRPEVVEWAEGMLRDVLGSARIRYLKWDMNRTVSDGGRAVDPHGREWAVQHARGYHRVMDLLRREFPEVVVEACSSGGGRIDNAVLAVSDVVWPSDEVGARDRLVIQDGYLRAYPAWAMSSWVSEDSGHRDRRPVTLGYRFAVSMCGILGIGADLLAWSAEERSEAARMTAFYKDVRRIVQDGSVRTTGAPDRDLYTVTFRGPDDDPRVLVFVFDSDRDRARDREVPRVHPEGLAPGVTYRVEATGESVTAESAAAFGVRVPFTWASDAEVLVLTPAG